The window TGAATCTTCTTTTTCCAGGCGTTTCTGAGAACCGCTTCTTTGACTCTATACTGAAGAAAGTTAACAACTATTGATCTCGGGGGGGTGTCGGGGGTCGGTTTCGGGCCAAGTGAGCGGTGTGCGCGTTGTATTTGGGCTTCAGTCCCTTCTTCAATAAGTTTTTCGCTCACCAACAGTTTCTCCACAAATTGAATCACAGAGGGACCTTCCATTTCCTCGCGTACCCCGTATATTCTGAGGTTGTTTCGCCTCCCCCTTGACTCCAAATCGTCGACTTTTCCCCGCAATGCCCTTTGCTCTTTTAGTGACTCTTGGAGCACTTCATTTGCCGCTGCCGACCAACTTTCCAATTCCTCAATTCGCGCCGCCGCCGCCTCGAGTTTATTGTCATGTTCTTGTAAGGATAGCGTCGCCGAAGTTAACTGTTGGTTAATCTGTTGTCTGAATTCTGACAGTTCctctttcacttctctctttACTTCTTCTTTAAACGATGTTAGATCGGCATTTATCTGAGTTCGAAGGTTGCTTATTTGGTCGCTTATATCTTTCAAACTTGGTTGAGAAGTCGAGACACTGCTGTGTGCGTTTATGCTAGCATTGTTTGCATCAGGTGTATTCGCTTCACCTCCTTTGCGTCCCTCTTGTTCCGCTTTTCCAGTCATCTTTTGGTTTCTTGTTTTAGTACCCCCGCTCATATTCCGAGTCTTTTACCTAAACTTAGATATTTGCTGAATTCAAGGGGTTTTAATCGCCTGACTTTACGGAGCTCTCGTTTCACACGTCCATCTCGTTCCGTCGCATACCGGAAGCcctgtcctatgttgtttttatgtagcaccatggtcttgGAGGAActttgtctcatttcgctgtgtactgtactaactgtgtaTGGTTGAAACgataataaaaaccacttgacttgtctATGATCTCAAATGAACCTCACAAAAAACTCTTTGTTGTTAGTGTGgtaagcactgtgaatgtttatctATCTGTCCTGATCAGTGATATTAGTGTGATTTCCCCCCTTTGTAGCCTAAATGTGATGATGTTTTAACATTGTTGTGATTATTGTGAGTGTTACTTACTGAACTGATCTGGATTCTTTAATCACAGGCATCAGATACTGAAGAACTTCATCTGCTTTATTTTGTGCTCCAATAAACTTTTTCAGATCAAACTCATCCATCTTCTGCTCTGAggtcaacaacacaaacactacAGCTGACCACTGTGAAGAGgaaagttttgtttcttttatttttccagATTTCAGATAATCTTTGATCACTGTCAAAAGAGAATCATCACCCAATTCATTCAGACAGTgaaacagattgatggatttctctggagagtGATTCTCACTGATCTTCTGCTTGATGTAGTTCACGGTTTCCTCTTTGTTGTAGGAGCAGCTTCCTGTCTGTGTCGGTAGTTCTTGTAGGAGAGCTTGATTAGACTCCAATGAGTGACCCAGAAAGAAACGTAGGAAAAGGTCCAGATGTCCATTCTTACTCTGTAAAGTCTCATCCACAGCTCTCTGATGCAGGTCAAACATAGAAACCTGTTTTGATGGATTCAGTTTCATCACCTTTAAAACTATAGAGAACAGACTTTGATCAGTGATTTGTTCAAACATATTTATGTTATTGTTTGTAAAGGAGAGGTGCATATAGAGAGATGCTAGATGTTCCTGAATACTCAGATGAACAAAGCAGAACACTTTCCCCTGATACAAcccaaactcctctctgaagatcTGAGTGCACAATCCTGAGTAGACTGATGCTTCTGTCACATCAATGTCACACTCTCTCAGGTCTTCCTCATAGAAGATCAGATTGCCTTTCACAAGCTGTTCAAAAGCCAGTTTCCCCAGTTTGAGGATCATGTCTTTACTTTTCTTCTCATAGTCCTTCTCATGTTTGATGTTTGTCTGAATGATCAGgaagtgtgtgtacatttgtgtcAGAGTCTTGGGGATCACTCCTctctctgcttcactcaacaTTGTCTCtagaacagtggctgaaatccagCAGAACACTGGGATGTGACACATGATGAAGAGGCTCCTTGATGACTTCAGGTGTGTGATGATTCTTTTGGCCAGACTCTGATCTCTGATTCTCTTCCTGAAGTATTCCTCCTTCTGTGGGTCATTGAAGCCTCGTACCTCTGTCATTCGATCAACACACTCAGAGGGGATGAGATCagctgctgctggtctggaggtgatccagatgagagaagagggaagcagattccccttgatgaggtttgtcagcagcacatccactgaggctGATTCGGTGACATCACACAATCTCACATTGCACTGAAAATCCAGAGACAGACGACACTCATCCAAACCATCAAAGATGAATAAAACTTTACATTCCTCTCTGGATatttccatttcttttgttttagtGAAGAAAACCTGAAGAAGATCTGAAAGACTGAGTTCTTTTTCCTTCATAAAATTGAGttctctgaaaggaagtggaaatatgatGTGGATGTCCTGATTGGCTTTCCCATCAgcccagtccacaatgaacttctgcacagagactgtttttccaattccagcaactcctttagtcagcacagttctgatgggcttgtcttgtccaggtaaaggtttgaagatgtcattgcatttgatttgCGTGTCCTCTGTTGTTGCTCTTCTTGATTGtgtctcaatctgtctcacctcatgttcattattgatctctcctctttcactctctgtgatgtagagctctgtgtagatctcattcagGAGTGTTGGGTTTTCCTGCTTTGCTGTTCCCTCGCGCAAACACTGATACTTCTTCAGCAAATTGGATTTGAATGTGCTTTGGACTTCAACATATTGTGAGTGACTGTAAGATTGAAATCAGTgttaattttaaaaaattttgtaaatgtttttttaatcttttgacaaatatgtcctttaaaataagtgtatttttatttcgtcatgtcattttcattcattttaagtgttactcagatctaaaatggcaacaacaaaaacatttgttgacattaatgtgcaaaatgacaaaatatgtgtcaaactgtaacagaccaaactttaaacaGATATTCATAAACACGAATCAAACATATAAAAGACAGACTAAATACAAAATACTGAACAACTGTCCTTGTTGtaaaaacctgagctcctgaaataatatacTCTAGTATAAGCGACTCTTTAGAAGTTAGTCTTCTGTTTTGTGAATTCTTCATACTTTAGAGACcgttatacatttttttgtatttagcaagtttaggatattgcatgcagggctccagactgtgactaaaatgatcacaaatgcgaccaaaaataattgattgcgacaataatttaacATCTAGTCTCCATTGGTGAGTaaggttgtgtgcgttcatatgcggtttcgtcagatatcatcttgtgagttattgaatacatctttacaGTGAGCACTAGTTTGTCtggagcactgatctatatatataacagtttttatatatagatcagtggtctcTAACTGTTTTTCACCCGCTTTGTTTCTGATGAGTTCGCTGCTCCGCACACAACAACAAACCATGCACGAGAGAgtcatgaacaaattactcttttgaccggatctttttcatgaatcacccgaaaagaaaTTATGATTTGAATTCTGGAGCTCAGGTtaacagtttgaatcagattaaaTTTCTCAGCAAATCAGCCGTCAGTGAGTTCACATCTGAgtgtgcagacatttcaaaataagagtcccaagtgtatttcgggcttctttataattaaaagttcaGTTTTGTGTAGCAAttttttcttctggtaattattgattgggattagagtagcacaataaactgcatctggaatttctTCCAGTTTGCACTCTTGTAGCCTCTGCATCTGGGGGCATCCGGTATCCGTAAAGAAAGACTAAgacaatatttgtaaaaaaattatcatatatatttatattatataaagttTTTAAAATTAATCCCCATTtgtaaaacatatacacacacacacagtgcaaaaagttttaggcacttgtgaaaaatgttgcataatgagtcttcaaaaataatgccataaacagGTTTCAtatatcaattaacgtcataaaAAGTCCAGTCAACATAAAAAAAGAGCTGAATCAACATTTggtgtgacaacctttgcctttAATAAAGCACCGGTTCTCCTAGCTAAACCTGGACACCGTTTTTCTCggttgttggcagattggatgttccAAGCGTCTTGGAGaattgccacagttcttctgtctatttcagCTTTGACAAAATTAAATCAAGTTGAAAAAAATCATAATGACTGTCTCCCTCAAAGTATACATCATCAAGCTAAATTATTATTGTCCAAGGTCAACTAACATGACTATTACACTCCCATAATCTGCAGGTTGAGTCTTTGTACAATCATTTCAGTCGGCTGTGTGATCAGAACACACATCAATATTTTTACACtacaaataaagtgcaaaaacatTTTAAGGTTTCTAACCATTGCAGCTTTCagtattaagaaaataaaagtgcattccaaaataaattatttttattcttattattagaacataAACATATCTATTTTCTGCAATGAAATACAAAGTAATAGTGAAATTAATAGTGTTGAGGTGACAAAAGATCATTAAAGAGAATGCAAGAATGGTGACATCATTCTCACGTGTATTTATGtagtaatgtgaaaataaaaccAAGAAACACCTTTATTTTACCTGAAACGTGTGTTTTCATTCCAGTGTGTTGGTACATTCATAGACTGATCTCTCTTCCTGAGCACACAGGTTTGTTCTTGTACGTCAGATCTGGGCAGCAGTACGGGCCTTAATCAGACAATGAAGAGaatcagacacaaacacacactgaaattaacatccctcctccttcccggatttcggtaccagtgtaaagggattaatggaaaggaggaggcgagaacaggcttgacaatataaataatagtttaatgaagaacttaaacaaaaagacaaacacacaaaggtgtcagacagctgcccgtaaatctctgtctctctgtcccactgctgtctccagtcggcctttatccctctcggaggcttgattagcctgattagcggCCGggcagggatgtagtggaggctaaacgcacttAAACGCACTTAAacccagcttgttaaatgtgaatatgttctagtgtcttctctcctctgtgacagtaaactgaatatctttgagttgtggacaaaaccagacatttgaggacgtcatcctcctgggcttttgggaaacactgatccacattgttctgacatattatagaccaaacaactaattgattaatcgagaaaatattcaacagattaatcgactatgaaaataatcccaaatccctaatcattatgtacaagtgcattgcattggaagccctggatataagcctccctctctatctctcttaaatatttttgtactctctgttttgtcatttagtaaactttatagatttcaaccatattattccttcttgggtctctttaacaagaacttagattaatgtatgaattgaatagtaattgtgtgacctatgatgagggaacaaccagtgatacccttggtagtaccatcaaatgatagcctatagcgatgtcatcaggatacacatacaccggtaggcagtggcccaacttaccgggtgaccacgtcgtggtccaccagaatttatagtttacccacctctttttttaccactacacctctgggggctgggtgtgtagcatcatgacctggccccaccctctgccctgtcacaatcacgtaaagtaaacataaaagtaatctatattgatttcagtggttaaatcatatCTTCAGCAATTTTAAAGTCCATTAAAGACCATACAGTTAAAAGGACATGAAGTACagaaggaaataataataataactttttttaaaaaagctcCTTTCAGCAATccagcacaaagtgcttcacaaaacataaaatcaaatcacTCTCAGTGTAAAACACAAGGTTAAAACTAAAATGTGCAAAGTAGTAAAATCAAGTTAatacaaattcatttttaaacgAGATCTAAAAACAGacagattcagcagatctaaCGTCCCAGGGCAGGCTGTTACATAATCGTGGGGCTTTAGTGCAAGTGtgagatatttaggcttttcttAAAAAAGTTTTGTTTAGTAATAATTAAGCCCAGCATtatagaaaataaagaaaaattaaagctcaaagtatactttgattttGACGTGAATGCTTAGTCTGCATAGAGCCGAACACAAGTCTGTAAAAGTACACTCCATTTGATGGTGTGCATACACAGGCGTTTGGCGCATGCACGCTACAACTGTTAAAAGACAGAACTATTTCTCTTTAGGAATTTAGAcatataaagatgtctttatactccttcagactcgagttatacaaatacaggcatctcctgacctcctcacacatgcgctCTTAACCTGCAAATCCACTGTACAGACATCAACTTGAGATCACGAATGTGCATTAGCTAAATAAGctggtaaaatatatttttttagcatgatctgaggTATAGAAGCTCAATTGAACTAttatcagattttactgctggtttgaaataagttattttagtgtaatcttgaccaaccgttttagtgatttcggtctttccccattcaagtagaggAACTgctcttttatgctgcttgttcaCAATGAAAATAGCTGCATGTATTGAGTTATTTCAATGAAAAACATGAAGTTTACTTGAATCTATTTGTGTTgggacaaattaaaaaaaatatatatatatatatgttttttttttttgttaaggaAACTGTGGCAGaggatttctagttcccagcatgctttgctttGGATTCAATAggaagagtaaatgttaaaagttggtgttattttatgtatttttgtataagatgaatataaaggagGAGGTTTTGCTTGCTagtatttcatgttttgttatgttcAGATTCAGAAAAGTTATGGTAATGTTGAAGTTTTGGGGGTTACTATTATGGTGAAAAGTGGACCTTGAGCTTATGATTGAGCTATGATCTTAGGACAGGTACACGTGGTACATGATATTGATTTTTTATTGGACAGTTTCTGTGCTAACTAGAACATAGTTACCAAGCTGCACTCTTTAGTGCTTCCCACTAGCATGtatttaacacacacatatatatatatatatatatatatatatatatatatatatatatatatatatatatatatatatatatatatatatatatatatatatatgttttacaaATGGGgattcatttggattact of the Xyrauchen texanus isolate HMW12.3.18 chromosome 10, RBS_HiC_50CHRs, whole genome shotgun sequence genome contains:
- the LOC127650406 gene encoding NACHT, LRR and PYD domains-containing protein 12-like → MDKDDTQKLRVSSPGYSQLHMKRSDSPEPSCVSMKSDWSMEVPLYFKGEDISTGLSQLHMKRSDSPEPSCVSMKSDRSMEVPLYFKGEQTSTGVRPVLLPRSDVQEQTCVLRKRDQSMNVPTHWNENTRFSHSQYVEVQSTFKSNLLKKYQCLREGTAKQENPTLLNEIYTELYITESERGEINNEHEVRQIETQSRRATTEDTQIKCNDIFKPLPGQDKPIRTVLTKGVAGIGKTVSVQKFIVDWADGKANQDIHIIFPLPFRELNFMKEKELSLSDLLQVFFTKTKEMEISREECKVLFIFDGLDECRLSLDFQCNVRLCDVTESASVDVLLTNLIKGNLLPSSLIWITSRPAAADLIPSECVDRMTEVRGFNDPQKEEYFRKRIRDQSLAKRIITHLKSSRSLFIMCHIPVFCWISATVLETMLSEAERGVIPKTLTQMYTHFLIIQTNIKHEKDYEKKSKDMILKLGKLAFEQLVKGNLIFYEEDLRECDIDVTEASVYSGLCTQIFREEFGLYQGKVFCFVHLSIQEHLASLYMHLSFTNNNINMFEQITDQSLFSIVLKVMKLNPSKQVSMFDLHQRAVDETLQSKNGHLDLFLRFFLGHSLESNQALLQELPTQTGSCSYNKEETVNYIKQKISENHSPEKSINLFHCLNELGDDSLLTVIKDYLKSGKIKETKLSSSQWSAVVFVLLTSEQKMDEFDLKKFIGAQNKADEVLQYLMPVIKESRSVQLRYCDVTVEGCAALTSALRSNPSHLKELNLSENNLRDTGVNLLSDWLKNPHCKLEKLELSNCRVTDEGSVALTSVLRSNSSHLKELDLSGNKLRDSGVKLLSDGLKNPHCKLEILKLRYCGVTDEGCAALTSALRSNLSHLKELNLSFNKLRDSGVKLLSDGLKNPHCNLERLRLSDCDVTDEGCAALTSALRSNPSHLKELYLFGNKLGDSGVKLLSDLKDDPHYKLETLMI